The Lutibacter profundi genome includes a region encoding these proteins:
- the rpsI gene encoding 30S ribosomal protein S9 codes for MDTIHKIGRRKTAVARIYVSEGKGNITVNKKDFKNYFTTPHLQYKVMQALNLTDNAEAFDIKVNVFGGGVTGQAEAIRLAISRVLIEINPENRAILKPEGLLTRDPRMVERKKFGQKKARKKFQFSKR; via the coding sequence ATGGATACAATACACAAAATAGGTAGAAGAAAAACGGCAGTTGCTCGTATTTATGTTTCTGAAGGAAAAGGGAATATTACCGTTAACAAAAAAGATTTTAAAAACTACTTTACAACACCTCACTTACAATACAAAGTGATGCAAGCATTAAATTTAACTGATAATGCTGAAGCATTTGATATTAAAGTAAATGTTTTTGGAGGAGGAGTAACAGGACAAGCAGAAGCTATTCGTTTAGCTATTTCAAGAGTTTTAATTGAAATAAACCCTGAAAATAGAGCAATTCTAAAACCTGAAGGCTTACTTACCAGAGATCCTAGAATGGTTGAACGTAAAAAATTCGGTCAAAAGAAAGCAAGAAAAAAATTCCAATTCTCAAAACGTTAA
- a CDS encoding LTA synthase family protein, giving the protein MLKILFPKRFSLVKAFTATFLMFAFIIRLTLYFWSFREIDFSFLNFIKIFGIGFLFDLGCLSYILTFYSIYLLILPTKFYGSKLDKILTNTSYALVLFFMIFSFLAELTFWGEYQKRFNFIAVDYLLYTYEVVQNINQSYPLPFIIGILIIATFLSIKIAKKKNALYDTFNNSDTFSIKIIPTLFWMLILGGFHLNVKNSQAEKFLNQYENEITKSGIYSFFAAYNSNELNYYDFYKTIPSNTTYKNIKNLVTAKNDSLIDTKKSIKRYIFNEGEEQKPNVIFIGLESVSAKFMQRFGNEKNIIPTIDSLAKKSIFFTNLQATGTRTIRGMEAITLCIPPTPSRSIVKRENNNNLFTIGEVFKQKGYTRTFFYGGDGHFDNMNNFFSSNGFDIIDRKKKHRLNKKLLTERIQITDDEVTFENAWGVCDGDLYDKVLKEADKQHKLQKPFFNFIMTSTNHRPFTYPNGMIDIPSGTNREGALKYTNWAFDKFFKEAKNKPWFKNTVFVIVSDHCAYSAGRSEINVESYHVPAFIYNLQNETPKEINKLSSQIDIFPTLFGYLNWTYKSNFFGKDINTMKPKDERALIANHRKLGLLKGDKLLILNNHKNQNFYRWEKQTNELTLQKTDTLFLKETIFHYQTAFDLFKNEGLKLGY; this is encoded by the coding sequence ATGTTAAAAATATTATTTCCCAAACGATTTTCTTTAGTAAAAGCTTTCACTGCAACATTTTTGATGTTTGCATTTATTATTAGACTTACTCTTTATTTTTGGTCTTTTAGAGAAATTGATTTCTCTTTCTTAAATTTTATCAAAATTTTTGGAATAGGTTTTTTATTTGACCTAGGATGTCTTTCATATATTTTAACATTCTACTCCATCTATTTACTTATACTTCCAACTAAATTTTACGGAAGTAAGCTAGATAAAATTCTTACAAATACCTCGTATGCTTTAGTGCTATTTTTTATGATATTTTCATTTTTAGCAGAACTCACTTTTTGGGGAGAATATCAAAAACGATTTAATTTTATAGCTGTAGATTATTTATTATATACCTATGAAGTTGTCCAAAACATTAATCAATCGTATCCGTTACCATTTATTATTGGAATTCTAATTATTGCTACTTTTTTATCCATTAAAATAGCCAAGAAAAAAAATGCACTTTACGATACCTTTAATAACTCAGACACATTTTCAATAAAAATAATTCCAACGCTATTTTGGATGTTAATTCTAGGTGGTTTTCATTTAAACGTTAAAAATAGTCAAGCTGAGAAATTTTTAAATCAATATGAAAACGAAATAACAAAATCTGGTATTTATTCTTTTTTTGCAGCATATAACAGTAACGAATTAAATTATTATGATTTTTACAAAACCATACCATCTAACACAACTTATAAAAATATTAAAAATTTGGTTACTGCAAAAAACGATAGTTTAATTGATACAAAAAAGAGCATCAAAAGATATATTTTTAATGAAGGAGAAGAACAAAAACCAAATGTTATTTTTATAGGTTTAGAAAGTGTTAGCGCTAAATTTATGCAACGGTTTGGAAATGAGAAGAACATAATTCCAACTATAGATTCACTTGCAAAAAAATCCATTTTCTTCACCAATTTACAGGCAACTGGCACAAGAACTATTAGAGGAATGGAAGCTATTACACTTTGCATTCCTCCAACTCCAAGCAGAAGTATTGTTAAGCGAGAAAATAACAATAATTTATTCACAATTGGAGAAGTTTTTAAACAAAAAGGATACACTCGAACCTTTTTTTATGGAGGTGATGGTCATTTTGATAATATGAATAATTTCTTTTCAAGCAATGGTTTTGATATTATAGATAGAAAAAAGAAACATCGTTTAAATAAAAAACTCCTTACTGAAAGAATTCAAATTACTGACGATGAAGTTACTTTTGAAAATGCTTGGGGTGTTTGTGATGGCGACTTGTATGATAAAGTTTTAAAAGAAGCTGACAAACAGCATAAACTTCAGAAACCTTTTTTTAATTTTATAATGACCAGCACTAACCACAGACCTTTTACTTATCCAAATGGTATGATAGATATTCCCTCAGGAACAAATAGAGAAGGCGCCTTAAAATATACCAATTGGGCTTTTGATAAATTTTTTAAAGAAGCAAAAAACAAACCTTGGTTTAAAAATACTGTATTTGTAATTGTATCAGACCACTGTGCTTATAGTGCTGGTAGATCAGAAATTAACGTAGAAAGTTATCATGTTCCAGCATTTATTTACAATCTACAAAACGAAACCCCTAAAGAAATAAACAAATTAAGTTCTCAAATTGATATATTTCCTACACTATTTGGATATTTAAATTGGACATATAAATCTAATTTTTTTGGTAAAGATATTAATACGATGAAACCAAAAGATGAAAGAGCTTTAATTGCAAATCACCGAAAATTAGGACTACTAAAAGGTGATAAACTTCTAATTTTAAACAACCATAAAAATCAAAATTTTTATAGATGGGAAAAACAAACCAATGAGCTAACACTTCAAAAAACAGATACGTTATTTCTTAAAGAAACTATTTTTCACTATCAAACTGCTTTTGATTTATTTAAAAATGAGGGATTAAAACTTGGTTATTAA
- the rplM gene encoding 50S ribosomal protein L13, with the protein MNTLSYKTVSANKNTVTKEWVLVDADGQTLGRLASKIAMLIRGKYKPNYTPHVDCGDNVVVINAEKIKLSGKKWSDKSYIRHTGYPGGQRSLTATEMFEKDPTRLVEKAVKGMLPKTKLGSALYRNLYVYAGAEHNQTAQTPKAINLNDLR; encoded by the coding sequence GTGAATACATTAAGTTACAAAACAGTGTCAGCTAACAAAAATACCGTTACTAAAGAGTGGGTATTAGTTGATGCAGACGGCCAAACGTTGGGTCGTCTAGCTTCTAAAATAGCGATGCTAATTAGAGGTAAATACAAACCAAATTACACTCCTCACGTAGATTGCGGAGACAATGTAGTGGTTATCAACGCAGAAAAAATCAAATTAAGTGGGAAAAAATGGAGTGACAAATCTTACATTCGTCACACAGGTTATCCAGGAGGACAAAGATCATTAACTGCAACAGAAATGTTTGAAAAAGACCCAACACGTCTTGTTGAAAAAGCAGTAAAAGGGATGTTACCTAAAACTAAATTAGGAAGTGCTTTGTACAGAAACTTATATGTTTATGCTGGTGCTGAACATAACCAAACTGCTCAAACACCAAAAGCTATTAACCTTAACGATCTTAGATAA